One genomic segment of Hevea brasiliensis isolate MT/VB/25A 57/8 chromosome 3, ASM3005281v1, whole genome shotgun sequence includes these proteins:
- the LOC110649173 gene encoding polyadenylate-binding protein 7 has translation MAVPSMVSATAPASLYVGDLHPDVTDGQLFDAFSEFKSLASVRVCRDSSSGRSLCYGYVNFISPQDAIQAIGMMNHTALNGKFMRVMWSHRDSDTRKSGIGNVYVKNLSESIDNVGLQDLFGKFGTIISCKVAMNEDGKSKGHGFVQFDLEDCANSAIEKLNGSIVSDKQIYVGKFVKKSDRVLPSPDAKYTNIYVKNLDPEISEEVLLEKFAEFGKIVSLVIAKDENGVSRGFGFVNFDNPDDARWAVERMNETELGSKVLCVGRAQKKAEREHILRSQFEEKRKDHIMKYKGSNVYVKNIDDEVTDEELKEHFSQCGTITSAKLMRYDKGISKGFGFVCFSMSEEANKAVSTFHGCMFHRKRLYVAIAQRKEDRQEQLQLQYAHCMAGIAGPSTAFIPGGYPRLYYTAPSGVVSQVLPGLMYQPLGMRPGWRANGFAPPTRPNLQPSQLPVMSNTQRQHKQNRGRINGHVSPLGGNHSVSYIEQPTQSPTSSKGPSNQRPGQAKYVPNCHTREVGKGSGVLSAVPTSLSPVSQGSEMLNSMLAAASPEEQKQILGEQLYPLIKKHQPDLVAKITGKLLGMDNSELLLLLVSPESLAAKVEEAVQVLKITKTKVSGQDTPHPSYLSA, from the exons ACTTTATCTCTCCACAGGATG CTATCCAGGCTATTGGGATGATGAATCACACTGCCTTGAATGGAAAATTCATGAGGGTCATGTGGTCACACCGTGATTCTGATACAAGAAAAAGTGGAATAGGAAATGTGTATGTTAAG AATTTGAGTGAGTCAATTGATAATGTGGGGCTTCAAGACTTATTTGGCAAGTTTGGGACTATTATATCTTGCAAAGTTGCCATGAATGAGGACGGGAAGAGTAAAGGCCATGGCTTTGTTCAGTTTGACTTAGAGGATTGTGCAAATTCTGCCATTGAGAAGTTAAATGGCTCCATTGTTAGTGATAAGCAGAT ATATGTCGGAAAGTTTGTTAAAAAGAGTGATCGAGTTTTGCCAAGCCCTGATGCTAAATATACAAATATATATGTGAAAAACTTGGATCCTGAAATCTCAGAAGAGGTTCTGCTGGAGAAGTTCGCTGAATTTGGGAAAATAGTCAGCCTGGTGATTGCAAAGGATGAAAATGGAGTCTCAAGAGGATTTGGTTTTGTCAATTTTGATAACCCAGATGATGCCAGATGGGCCGTGGAAAGAATGAATGAAACAGAACTTG GTTCAAAGGTTCTTTGTGTAGGAAGGGCACAAAAGAAAGCAGAGCGTGAACATATTTTGCGTAGTCAGTTTGAAGAAAAACGTAAGGATCATATCATGAAATACAAG GGTTCAAATGTATATGTGAAAAACATCGATGATGAAGTCACTGATGAAGAGCTAAAAGAACACTTCAGCCAATGTGGTACGATTACGTCTGCAAAACTTATGAGATATGATAAAGGAATAAGTAAGGGGTTTGGATTTGTATGCTTCTCCATGTCTGAAGAGGCCAATAAAGCTGTGAGCACCTTTCATG GTTGCATGTTTCACCGCAAGCGACTGTATGTGGCTATTGCTCAAAGGAAGGAGGATAGACAAGAACAATTGCAACTGCAATATGCTCACTGTATGGCTGGAATAGCTGGACCTTCCACAGCTTTTATTCCTGGTGGATATCCTCGCCTTTACTACACAGCCCCTTCTGGTGTTGTTTCACAAGTACTGCCTGGGCTGATGTACCAACCTTTGGGTATGAGGCCAGGATGGAGGGCTAATGGCTTTGCTCCTCCAACCAGACCAAACTTACAACCATCACAACTTCCAGTA ATGTCTAATACTCAAAGACAACACAAGCAGAACAGAGGACGGATAAATGGCCATGTTTCCCCCCTTGGTGGTAATCACTCTGTCTCGTATATTGAACAGCCCACCCAATCACCAACTTCATCAAAAGGTCCAAGCAACCAG CGGCCTGGGCAGGCTAAGTATGTACCAAATTGTCACACTCGTGAAGTGGGCAAAGGATCTGGAGTCTTATCTGCTGTTCCCACTTCCCTCAGCCCTGTGTCTCAAGGATCAGAGATGCTTAATAGCATGCTAGCTGCTGCTTCCCCTGAGGAGCAAAAACAGATTCTAGGGGAGCAGCTTTACCCACTCATTAAGAAACACCAG CCTGATCTTGTTGCAAAGATTACGGGAAAGCTTCTGGGGATGGACAACTCAGAACTGCTTCTATTGTTGGTATCGCCAGAGTCTCTGGCCGCCAAGGTGGAGGAAGCCGTGCAGGTGCTGAAGATCACTAAAACAAAAGTATCTGGTCAAGACACTCCTCATCCAAGCTATCTTTCTGCATAG
- the LOC131178483 gene encoding splicing factor Cactin-like: protein MKAIKAMEAMEEGDAVFGSEPELNLDSQVPYLGSSTCFLNLKEESKTIVGLVTQFSESVFSRPNKFMLVQVYWWHDKYQPRKPKYFNRVHTGYEWNKYNQTHYDHNNPPLKIVQGYKFNIFYPELVDKTKAPNYTIEKDRNIDETCVIRFHAGPPYGDIAFLIVNKEWEYSHKKGFKCTFERGILHVYFNFKHYRYKR from the exons ATGAAAGCCATAAAGGCTATGGAGGCCATGGAGGAAGGTGATGCAGTGTTTGGCTCTGAGCCTGAACTGAATTTGGACTCACAGGTACCTTATCTGGGCTCTTCCACTTGTTTTTTAAACCTCAAGGAAGAGAGCAAGACAATTGTAGGCCTAGTAACTCAATTTTCAGAGTCGGTCTTCAGCCGTCCTAACAAATTTATGTTGGTGCAGGTATACTGGTGGCACGATAAGTACCAACCAAGAAAGCCGAAGTATTTCAATCGTGTTCACACTGGATACGAATGGAACAAGTACAATCAGACTCATTATGATCACAACAATCCACCTCTAAAGATTGTTCAAGGATATAAATTCAATATCTTCTACCCAGAACTTGTAGACAAGACAAAGGCTCCTAATTATACTATCGAGAAGGACAGGAACATTGATGAAACCTGCGTTATAAGGTTCCATGCTGGCCCACCTTATGGAGATATA GCATTCTTGATTGTAAACAAAGAATGGGAATACTCTCATAAGAAGGGCTTCAAGTGCACATTTGAACGTGGAATTTTGCATGTCTACTTCAACTTCAAACATTACCGCTACAAGAGATGA
- the LOC110649170 gene encoding peptidyl-prolyl cis-trans isomerase FKBP16-4, chloroplastic isoform X2: MELSLFPCHQQNPHLIHKPLLSIASTRRRLSSRSSSVIPCRCSLSSSDDITKPTSLSWHHEGRRALIAILLTTVGIHVCDVAEAVSTSRRALRASKIPESEFTTLPNGLKYYDLKVGGGVKAVKGSRVAVHYVAKWKGITFMTSRQGLGVGGGTPYGFDVGQSERGTVLKGLDLGVEGMRVGGQRLLIVPPELAYGNKGVQEIPPNATIELDVELLAIKQSPFGSPVKVIEG, from the exons ATGGAGCTTTCCCTCTTCCCTTGTCATCAACAGAACCCTCATCTTATTCACAAGCCTCTTCTTTCCATTGCCAGTACAA GGAGGAGATTATCCAGCAGGAGTTCAAGTGTGATTCCATGTCGCTGCTCATTGTCTTCCTCTGATGATATTACAAAACCCACCTCACTATCATGGCACCATGAAGGAAGAAGGGCATTGATCGCTATTCTACTTACTACCG TTGGAATTCATGTCTGCGATGTGGCTGAGGCTGTTAGCACAAGCAGAAGAGCA CTTAGAGCTTCAAAAATACCAGAGAGTGAATTTACAACCCTTCCCAATGGTCTGAA GTACTATGACTTGAAGGTTGGGGGTGGAGTCAAGGCTGTGAAGGGATCCCGGGTTGCA GTTCACTATGTTGCCAAATGGAAGGGAATCACATTCATGACTAGTAGACAAGGACTTGGTGTTGGAGGCGGAACG CCTTATGGATTTGATGTGGGCCAGTCAGAGAGGGGAACAGTCCTAAAAGGTTTGGACCTTGGTGTTGAAGGTATGCGTGTAGGTGGGCAG CGTCTATTAATTGTTCCTCCTGAGCTAGCATATGGAAATAAGGGAGTTCAGGAAATTCCTCCAAATGCAACAATAGAG TTAGATGTTGAATTGCTGGCCATTAAACAAAGTCCATTTGG ATCCCCTGTAAAAGTTATTGAAGGTTGA
- the LOC110649170 gene encoding peptidyl-prolyl cis-trans isomerase FKBP16-4, chloroplastic isoform X1 yields MELSLFPCHQQNPHLIHKPLLSIASTRRRLSSRSSSVIPCRCSLSSSDDITKPTSLSWHHEGRRALIAILLTTAVGIHVCDVAEAVSTSRRALRASKIPESEFTTLPNGLKYYDLKVGGGVKAVKGSRVAVHYVAKWKGITFMTSRQGLGVGGGTPYGFDVGQSERGTVLKGLDLGVEGMRVGGQRLLIVPPELAYGNKGVQEIPPNATIELDVELLAIKQSPFGSPVKVIEG; encoded by the exons ATGGAGCTTTCCCTCTTCCCTTGTCATCAACAGAACCCTCATCTTATTCACAAGCCTCTTCTTTCCATTGCCAGTACAA GGAGGAGATTATCCAGCAGGAGTTCAAGTGTGATTCCATGTCGCTGCTCATTGTCTTCCTCTGATGATATTACAAAACCCACCTCACTATCATGGCACCATGAAGGAAGAAGGGCATTGATCGCTATTCTACTTACTACCG CAGTTGGAATTCATGTCTGCGATGTGGCTGAGGCTGTTAGCACAAGCAGAAGAGCA CTTAGAGCTTCAAAAATACCAGAGAGTGAATTTACAACCCTTCCCAATGGTCTGAA GTACTATGACTTGAAGGTTGGGGGTGGAGTCAAGGCTGTGAAGGGATCCCGGGTTGCA GTTCACTATGTTGCCAAATGGAAGGGAATCACATTCATGACTAGTAGACAAGGACTTGGTGTTGGAGGCGGAACG CCTTATGGATTTGATGTGGGCCAGTCAGAGAGGGGAACAGTCCTAAAAGGTTTGGACCTTGGTGTTGAAGGTATGCGTGTAGGTGGGCAG CGTCTATTAATTGTTCCTCCTGAGCTAGCATATGGAAATAAGGGAGTTCAGGAAATTCCTCCAAATGCAACAATAGAG TTAGATGTTGAATTGCTGGCCATTAAACAAAGTCCATTTGG ATCCCCTGTAAAAGTTATTGAAGGTTGA
- the LOC110649174 gene encoding protein CHUP1, chloroplastic: MESSKSKTQVIKPLFLKAGIPLALSVAGFIYAKIISRRNIISDNSSSLETKVGKGSLETIDSHEVFLNNSVKNDEEHMIISSQVLSSIESSDFTHDESSFEGELLGLRSRIEELQKRVLALETQFLQYHAMKEEESLLMEIKNKLVLEAAHVEFLDKEISSMEAEKERFENLVVEYLRVLEQLEFAKLENGLLRRKVRRISRKMKEQSRVVTEKNLKIETAEAEILRCYDALETRSSVIKKMEDEVRELQTIVNQLQEEKNELLIKLNPEENSASLASKIDAEVVTMEDYNQLVHELEQLRKDRATEIAELTYLRWTNACLRHELMRIHEQEQEIEQKKEHLDADGEIRDCGLVQQPDRSVLNINEPCIGVASSSPDQGCSKRKKLLHKLKKWVEGSEHMKSKLEEKEKQEIKCLGRLSVSEEAEEDHIIHTRRSCSSA, encoded by the exons ATGGAAAGCTCTAAATCAAAGACACAGGTTATCAAGCCATTGTTCTTGAAAGCTGGGATACCTTTGGCTCTTTCTGTGGCTGGTTTTATTTATGCTAAGATCATATCAAGAAGAAATATAATTTCAGATAATTCTTCTTCTTTGGAAACCAAGGTGGGTAAGGGTTCCCTAGAAACCATTGATTCTCATGAGGTGTTTCTTAATAATTCTGTGAAAAATGATGAAGAGCATATGATCATAAGTTCCCAAGTTTTGAGCTCAATAGAAAGTTCAGATTTCACTCATGATGAGTCTAGTTTTGAAGGAGAGCTATTAGGACTCAGAAGCAGAATTGAAGAGCTGCAAAAGAGGGTTTTGGCCCTGGAAACACAGTTTCTTCAATATCATGCCATGAAAGAGGAAGAATCTTTGCTAATGGAGATTAAGAATAAGTTGGTATTGGAGGCTGCCCATGTTGAGTTCTTGGATAAGGAGATTTCTTCAATGGAAGCTGAGAAAGAAAGATTTGAGAATCTGGTGGTGGAGTATCTAAGAGTTCTTGAACAGCTTGAATTCGCAAAGCTGGAAAATGGGCTTCTTCGAAGGAAGGTAAGGAGAATTTCCAGGAAAATGAAAGAGCAATCACGGGTCGTAACAGAAAAGAACTTGAAGATTGAAACAGCAGAAGCAGAAATTTTGAGATGCTATGATGCATTAGAAACAAGGTCTAGCGTTATCAAGAAAATGGAGGATGAAGTTAGAGAATTGCAGACCATTGTTAATCAACTGCAGGAGGAGAAGAATGAACTTCTGATAAAGCTAAATCCAGAAGAAAATTCAGCCTCATTAGCATCAAAG ATTGACGCAGAAGTTGTGACAATGGAAGATTATAATCAGCTTGTTCATGAGCTAGAACAACTACGAAAAGATAGAGCAACTGAAATTGCAGAACTTACTTACTTGAGATGGACTAATGCTTGCTTAAGGCATGAATTGATGAGAATTCATGAACAAGAGCAAGAAATTGAGCAGAAGAAAGAACATTTGGATGCAGATGGAGAGATTAGAGATTGTGGATTGGTACAGCAACCAGACAGATCAGTTTTGAACATTAATGAACCTTGCATAGGTGTGGCAAGCAGTAGCCCTGATCAGGGTTGTTCAAAAAGGAAAAAGTTGCTTCACAAGCTTAAGAAATGGGTAGAAGGGAGTGAACACATGAAATCAAAGCTGGAAGAGAAAGAAAAGCAAGAAATCAAGTGCTTGGGCAGGCTTTCTGTTTCAGAAGAGGCAGAGGAAGATCATATAATTCATACAAGAAGGTCTTGTTCTAGTGCATAA
- the LOC110649171 gene encoding threonine dehydratase biosynthetic, chloroplastic, whose protein sequence is MEALRLTPSQAPLLRPNRRSKLTRHTFPGSHNNPIKPFINATLSKPAAEVPPLPTPSPACSSPTSSSTSTVSNTPKRVSSNSLQYPPGYVGAVPDRTVHDGTSDIINAMGYLTNILSSKVYDVAIESPMQFASKLSDRLGVKFWLKREDLQPVFSFKLRGAYNMMAKIPKEQLERGVICSSAGNHAQGVALAAKKLGCNAVIAMPVTTPEIKWQSVERLGATVVLVGDSYDEAQAYAKKRAKEDGRTFIPPFDHPDIIMGQGTVGMEIVRQMQVPMHAIFVPVGGGGLIAGIAAYVKRVNPEVKIIGVEPSDANAMALSLYHGERVMLDQVGGFADGVAVKEVGEETFRLCKELIDGVVLVSRDAISASIKDMFEEKRSILEPAGALALAGAEAYCKYYGLKDKNVVAITSGANMNFDKLRVVTELANVGRQQEAVLATVMPEEPGMFKRFCELVGPTNITEFKYRCNSEKEAVVLYSVGLHAVFEIEALQQRMESSQLRTYNLTSSDLVKDHLRYLMGGRLNICNEVLCHFVFPERPGALMKFLDAFSPRWNISLFDYRGQGETGANVLVGIQVPENEMDEFHNRANNVGYAYDIVTDDDNFRLLMH, encoded by the exons ATGGAGGCTCTCCGTCTAACGCCGTCGCAGGCGCCCCTCCTCCGCCCTAACCGCCGCTCCAAATTGACTCGACACACCTTCCCTGGATCCCACAACAATCCCATCAAGCCGTTTATCAATGCCACCCTCTCTAAACCGGCGGCGGAGGTCCCTCCGTTGCCTACGCCATCGCCTGCATGTTCGTCACCGACCTCTTCCTCCACAAGCACTGTTTCGAATACTCCAAAGAGGGTTTCTTCCAATTCTCTCCAGTACCCGCCCGGTTACGTAGGAGCCGTACCTGACCGTACGGTTCATGACGGGACTAGTGACATTATAAACGCCATGGGTTACTTGACGAATATATTGTCTTCTAAGGTTTATGACGTTGCGATTGAATCTCCCATGCAGTTCGCTTCTAAGCTGTCGGACAGATTGGGTGTCAAGTTTTGGCTCAAGCGAGAGGACTTGCAGCCG GTTTTCTCATTTAAGCTGCGGGGAGCTTATAATATGATGGCAAAAATTCCAAAGGAACAGTTGGAAAGAGGGGTTATATGCTCATCAGCTGGGAACCATGCCCAAGGTGTTGCATTAGCTGCCAAGAAACTAGGCTGTAATGCGGTGATTGCTATGCCTGTAACTACTCCAGAAATCAAG TGGCAATCTGTTGAGAGATTGGGAGCAACTGTTGTTCTAGTGGGGGATTCTTATGATGAGGCACAGGCATATGCTAAAAAAAGGGCCAAAGAGGATGGTCGGACATTCATACCTCCTTTTGATCACCCAGATATTATTATGGGGCAAGGAACAGTTGGGATGGAAATTGTGCGTCAAATGCAAGTCCCAATGCATGCAATCTTTGTGCCTGTAGGGGGTGGTGGGCTAATAGCTGGTATTGCTGCCTATGTAAAGAGGGTTAATCCCGAG GTAAAGATCATTGGGGTGGAACCCTCAGATGCAAATGCAATGGCATTGTCCCTTTATCATGGTGAGAGAGTGATGTTGGACCAGGTTGGTGGTTTTGCAGATGGTGTGGCTGTTAAAGAGGTTGGTGAAGAAACTTTCCGTTTGTGCAAGGAATTGATAGATGGTGTGGTTCTTGTAAGCCGTGATGCTATCAGTGCCTCAATAAAG GATATGTTTGAGGAGAAAAGGAGCATTCTAGAGCCAGCAGGTGCTCTTGCCCTTGCTGGAGCTGAAGCATACTGCAAATATTATGGCCTTAAGGACAAAAATGTTGTGGCAATAACGAGTGGAGCAAATATGAACTTTGATAAACTGAGGGTTGTGACTGAACTTGCCAATGTTGGTAGGCAACAAGAGGCTGTTCTTGCAACTGTTATGCCAGAGGAGCCTGGGATGTTCAAACGCTTTTGTGAACTG GTGGGACCTACGAATATCACTGAGTTCAAATACAGATGTAATTCTGAAAAGGAGGCTGTTGTTCTGTACAG TGTTGGGCTTCATGCAGTGTTTGAAATTGAAGCATTGCAGCAGCGGATGGAATCTTCTCAACTAAGAACTTACAATCTTACATCAAGTGACTTGGTCAAAGATCATTTACGTTATTTG ATGGGTGGCAGATTGAATATTTGCAATGAGGTTCTTTGTCATTTTGTTTTCCCAGAAAGGCCTGGTGCTCTCATGAAGTTCTTGGACGCTTTCAGTCCTCGTTGGAACATTAGTTTGTTCGATTACCGTGGGCAG GGTGAAACTGGTGCAAATGTGTTGGTTGGAATCCAGGTTCCTGAAAATGAGATGGATGAGTTCCATAACCGTGCCAACAATGTTGGATATGCATACGATATTGTAACTGATGATGACAACTTCCGGCTTCTGATGCATTAA